The Phytohabitans houttuyneae genome has a segment encoding these proteins:
- a CDS encoding NAD(P)-binding domain-containing protein — protein MSVINDRAPVTVIGLGPMGRAMAAALMRAGHPVTVWNRTPGRADSLVAQGATRAASPAAAVAGSDLIVLSLTDYPAMHDILGPIVSLLAGKSW, from the coding sequence ATGAGCGTCATCAACGACCGCGCACCGGTCACGGTCATCGGCCTCGGCCCGATGGGGCGAGCGATGGCCGCCGCCCTGATGCGGGCCGGGCACCCGGTCACGGTGTGGAACCGGACGCCGGGTCGCGCTGACAGCCTCGTCGCCCAAGGAGCCACACGGGCGGCCTCGCCTGCGGCCGCTGTAGCCGGTAGCGACCTGATCGTCCTCAGCCTCACCGACTACCCGGCGATGCACGACATCCTCGGCCCGATCGTGAGTCTCCTCGCCGGCAAGTCTTGGTGA